Genomic segment of Patescibacteria group bacterium:
TAAAAAAAATTAATTTTGAGATTCTTGAGACATTTATGATAATTAAGATTCTTGGGATATTTGTAAAAAATATTTCATCCCAAGGATCATAAGCATTCTAAGCATTCTAAGAATCTTACAAAAAACAATATGGATAAGCAAAAAGATTTGGAAATGATGCGGCATTCGCTGTCGCATGTCATGGCCGCCGCGGTCAGGCAGCTTTGGCCAAACGTGAAGTTCGCTATCGGCCCGGCCGTAGAGACCGGATTTTACTACGATTTCGATTTTGATGCTGATTCGCGAATTAATGCGAATGTCGCGAATAAAGCGAATGCACGAATTAGCGAAAACGATTTGGCTAAAATTGAGAAAAAAATGGAGGAAATTATAAAAAAAGACTTGAAATTTGAAAAATCGGAAGAAAAAATTGATGAAGCAAAAAAACGGGAAAAATCAGCCGGACAGATTTACAAAGAGGAGCTAATAGCTGATTTAAAGAAGGAAGGTGCAAAATCCGTCAGCTATTATAAATTGGGTGAGTTTATCGATCTGTGCCGCGGGCCGCACGTGGCTTCCAGTGGCAAGCTGAAAAATGTCGGTTTTAAACTTACTAAACTGGCTGGAGCTTATTGGCGGGGAGATGAAAAAAACACTATGCTCACCCGAATTTACGGAGTGGCTTTTGCGAGTAAAAAAGAACTGGATAATTATTTAAAGATGATGGAGGAAGCGGAGAAGAGGGACCACAGGAAATTAGGCAAAGAATTGGATTTATTCCATATTGATGAGCTGGTGGGCGCAGGTTTGCCTTTGTGGCATCCAAAAGGGGCCATGCTTTGGAGAGTTATTGAGACATTTTGGCACGACGAACATTTAAAAAACAGCTATGATTTGCTGCGCACTCCGCATATCGGTAATCGGATTCTTTGGGAAACTTCAGGCCATTGGGGATTTTATAATACCAGTATGTACCCGCCATTGGAAGTTGGCCAAACGTTAGAAGAAAGCCAGAGTAGGGAAAAAGTCAAAGAATCGGAGCAATATTTGCTAAAGCCGATGAATTGCCCATTCCATATTAGGATTTATAATAATCAACTTCATTCGTATAAAGAACTGCCATTGCGTTGGGCTGAAAGCGGTACGGTGTACCGTTATGAAAAAAAAGGGGAATTGTCTGGTTTAACTAGGGTTCGGGGTTTTACCCAGGACGATGCCCATATTATTTGCAGTTCTGATCAAGTTGAAAAAGAACTAAAACGTGTTGTTGATTTTATATTATTTATTTATAAGTCTTTCGGTTTTAAAACTGAAGATGTGAATGTATATCTTTCCATAAGAGATCAGGAGTCAAAAAAATACGCCGGGGCAGATAAGGGTTGGGAGTTTACAGAAAAAGTGTTGGAGAAAGTTGCTAAAGAAAAAAAACTTAATATCACTAAGGATGTGGGCGGTGCGGTTTTTTATGGGCCGAAATTAGATTTTAAAATAAAGGACGTTTTAGGAAGAGAATGGCAATGTTCAACCTTGCAATTTGATTTCAATTTGCCGGAACGGTTTAATATGACTTTCATAAATAAAAAAGGCGAAAGTGAGCAGCCGTATATGCTGCATCGCGCGCTGTTTGGTTCATATGAAAGATTCATCGGATTATTGATTGAACATTACGCCGGCGCTTTTCCAGTTTGGCTCTCGCCGGTTCAAGTTAAAATTATTTCTGTCGGAGAAAAGCATATTGAATTTTGCCAAAAATTGGCTGGAGATTTCGGGAAAGAAGATATTAGAGTGGAAGTGGACGAAAGCAATGAAACCGTGGGCAATAAAATTAGGAAGGCGGTTAGCGAAAAAGTTCCTTATGTTTTGGTGGTGGGGGACAAAGAAATGGAATCCAAAAAGTTGGCGGTGCGCGATCGGGGCTCTAGGGAGACCAGGGAAATAGAAAAAGAAAAATTTATTGAAGAGATACGAGATAAAACAAGAAGCAAAAAATAAAAAAATTTGATTTTGGGCGGATAAATAAAAAGAAGGCGGAATCGCAGAATTCCGCCTTCTTTTTATCGTTATCTTCGAAAATTTTTATATTCCCAGCTTGCTTTTAACTTTGGAGATGATTTCCTCGGTGGTGAAATGCGCTTTAACCAGATAATCATCCGCTCCAAGATCCAGGGCTTTTTGAATATCTTCTTTTTGACCCAAGTTGGAAAACATTATAACCGGGACTTTTTTAATGGCCGAATTACTGTTTGAGCGGATTTTTTTCAATACTTCAAAGCCGTCCATAACAGGCAAAATTATATCCAACAGAACAATTTCCGGCTTAAAATCGTCAATTTTTTTTATGGCATCCTCTCCGTTAACCGTCATCAGAACATTAAAACCTTCTTTTTTTAATTTTTTATAGCAGATGTCCCTCAAAAACAAGTCATCTTCAACCAATAAAACCCTGGCTCCGTCGTTTTCTTCTTCCTCTTCTTTTTTAACATCCTCTTTTTCGCCCTTGTCATCTTTTTTCACGGAAATACCCAAAAAGTTTTTTACTTTTTCTATGACTTCTTCCGGATCCAGTTGAGTTTTGACTATGCAGTCGGCCGCTCCCAATTTTTTTGTTTTCTCCAATTCAATTTCTTGCCCCGAATTGGAGATGATAATCACCGGAATTTTATTTCCCTTTTTTTGCAATTCTTCCAGAACTTCATAGCCGTTGATTTTTGGCATGACAATGTCCAATAAAATTAAATCAGGCTTCCATTCTTCAATTTTTTTCAGCCCGTCTTCCCCATCCACCGCGATTAAGGCCTCAAACCCATTTTTTTTGAGTTTTGAAGATAGTACTCCGGACAAAGCTTCTTCGTCCTCAATTATTAAAATTTTTTTTGCCATAAAATTAGATTAATATTTATAAGATTTATTGCGGTTTATTGAGGGGCAGGGAGAAGCTTACTTCGGTTCCCTTGCCCTCCTCGCTGGTTAAAATTATTTTTCCGTTATGTCTTTCAATAATGTTTTTGACGATAAACAGCCCCAAACCCGAACCTTCGGTTTCCAGTCTGACGGCGTTAGTCGCCCTGAAAAATTTTGTGAACAGTTTTTCCTGGTCTTTTTTAGGAATTCCCACTCCCTGGTCTTTAATTTTAACATATAAAAATTGCTTGTCAACCTCAATTTTTATTTCTATTTTTCCGTATTCGGGCGTATATTTTAT
This window contains:
- a CDS encoding response regulator, with the translated sequence MAKKILIIEDEEALSGVLSSKLKKNGFEALIAVDGEDGLKKIEEWKPDLILLDIVMPKINGYEVLEELQKKGNKIPVIIISNSGQEIELEKTKKLGAADCIVKTQLDPEEVIEKVKNFLGISVKKDDKGEKEDVKKEEEEENDGARVLLVEDDLFLRDICYKKLKKEGFNVLMTVNGEDAIKKIDDFKPEIVLLDIILPVMDGFEVLKKIRSNSNSAIKKVPVIMFSNLGQKEDIQKALDLGADDYLVKAHFTTEEIISKVKSKLGI
- the thrS gene encoding threonine--tRNA ligase — translated: MDKQKDLEMMRHSLSHVMAAAVRQLWPNVKFAIGPAVETGFYYDFDFDADSRINANVANKANARISENDLAKIEKKMEEIIKKDLKFEKSEEKIDEAKKREKSAGQIYKEELIADLKKEGAKSVSYYKLGEFIDLCRGPHVASSGKLKNVGFKLTKLAGAYWRGDEKNTMLTRIYGVAFASKKELDNYLKMMEEAEKRDHRKLGKELDLFHIDELVGAGLPLWHPKGAMLWRVIETFWHDEHLKNSYDLLRTPHIGNRILWETSGHWGFYNTSMYPPLEVGQTLEESQSREKVKESEQYLLKPMNCPFHIRIYNNQLHSYKELPLRWAESGTVYRYEKKGELSGLTRVRGFTQDDAHIICSSDQVEKELKRVVDFILFIYKSFGFKTEDVNVYLSIRDQESKKYAGADKGWEFTEKVLEKVAKEKKLNITKDVGGAVFYGPKLDFKIKDVLGREWQCSTLQFDFNLPERFNMTFINKKGESEQPYMLHRALFGSYERFIGLLIEHYAGAFPVWLSPVQVKIISVGEKHIEFCQKLAGDFGKEDIRVEVDESNETVGNKIRKAVSEKVPYVLVVGDKEMESKKLAVRDRGSRETREIEKEKFIEEIRDKTRSKK